A stretch of Edaphobacter lichenicola DNA encodes these proteins:
- the ispD gene encoding 2-C-methyl-D-erythritol 4-phosphate cytidylyltransferase yields the protein MRVFVILPAAGIGTRMAAGGASTPAPKQFLAIGGVPVLVRSVRAFLAVPRVDAVCLAVRAHERERVEAQMVEYKLGPRVHMVEGGDDRQHSVGNALAALECDVDDVVLVHDAVRPLIDPATIERTIDAVVRHGAAIVGLPAVDTIKQVERTADGAIVTATIPRERIVQAQTPQGARFGLLRAAFVEAEADGFSGTDEASLLERAGVEVAVVQGSARNFKITQPGDIELAEFYLGQGKA from the coding sequence ATGCGAGTCTTTGTGATTCTTCCAGCAGCAGGTATCGGGACGCGGATGGCCGCGGGGGGTGCGTCGACGCCGGCGCCGAAACAGTTTCTTGCCATTGGCGGAGTGCCGGTGCTGGTGCGGTCGGTGCGGGCATTTCTTGCGGTGCCGCGCGTGGATGCGGTTTGTCTCGCCGTACGGGCGCATGAGCGGGAGCGAGTGGAGGCGCAGATGGTGGAGTACAAGCTGGGGCCGCGCGTGCATATGGTGGAGGGCGGGGATGATCGGCAGCATTCGGTGGGGAATGCGCTGGCTGCGCTGGAGTGCGACGTCGACGATGTGGTGCTGGTGCATGATGCGGTGAGGCCGCTGATCGATCCGGCGACGATTGAGCGGACGATCGATGCGGTGGTGAGGCATGGGGCGGCGATTGTGGGGCTGCCGGCGGTGGATACGATCAAACAGGTGGAGCGGACGGCGGATGGGGCGATTGTGACGGCGACGATTCCGAGAGAGCGGATTGTGCAGGCGCAGACGCCGCAGGGCGCTCGATTTGGGCTGCTGAGGGCGGCGTTTGTGGAGGCTGAGGCCGATGGGTTTTCGGGGACGGACGAGGCTAGTCTGCTGGAGCGGGCCGGGGTGGAGGTGGCTGTGGTGCAGGGATCGGCGAGGAACTTCAAAATTACGCAGCCGGGGGATATTGAACTGGCGGAGTTTTATTTGGGGCAGGGGAAGGCTTGA
- the lepB gene encoding signal peptidase I has product MKGEKKDPNSSMIEGRVAKAKGETRLEVLASICTMVAVWMFGITYGFQNFVIPSSSMASTLLVGDHVLVDRINVAPSSKWAPFVSHDSVHRGDVVVFYRPAAAANGEHEILVKRVIGVPGDRVHLRRGIVFLNGVAQSEPWAAKPTLENYDGYRDDFPLVPPPENVRVTAEWSVELPGHIEGNDLVVPEGRYFVMGDNRTNSLDGRYWGLVPRANILGRPLFVYWSFPTPEDQMYKTKMSEQASFALREAIHFFDETRWSRTFHVVK; this is encoded by the coding sequence ATGAAGGGTGAGAAGAAAGATCCGAACAGTTCGATGATCGAAGGCCGAGTGGCGAAGGCGAAGGGGGAAACTCGACTGGAGGTACTGGCGTCGATTTGTACTATGGTTGCCGTCTGGATGTTCGGGATTACCTACGGGTTTCAAAACTTCGTGATTCCATCGTCGTCGATGGCGAGTACTTTGCTTGTTGGGGACCATGTTCTGGTCGATCGCATCAATGTGGCACCGTCGTCGAAGTGGGCGCCATTTGTCTCGCACGATTCGGTCCATCGCGGGGACGTGGTTGTGTTCTACAGACCGGCTGCGGCAGCAAATGGCGAACATGAGATTCTGGTGAAGCGGGTGATTGGCGTACCTGGAGACAGGGTCCATCTTCGGCGCGGGATCGTTTTTTTGAACGGAGTTGCGCAGAGTGAGCCGTGGGCGGCAAAACCGACGTTGGAGAACTACGACGGCTATCGGGATGACTTTCCGCTGGTGCCGCCCCCTGAGAATGTGCGTGTGACTGCGGAGTGGTCTGTCGAGCTCCCCGGCCATATCGAAGGCAATGACCTGGTGGTGCCTGAAGGTCGATATTTTGTGATGGGCGACAACAGGACGAACAGCCTGGATGGCCGTTACTGGGGACTTGTGCCGAGAGCCAATATCCTGGGACGGCCGCTATTCGTCTACTGGTCTTTTCCTACGCCGGAGGATCAGATGTATAAGACAAAGATGTCGGAGCAAGCCAGCTTCGCGCTTCGCGAGGCCATTCACTTCTTTGATGAGACGCGATGGAGTCGGACCTTTCACGTTGTGAAGTAA
- the ispF gene encoding 2-C-methyl-D-erythritol 2,4-cyclodiphosphate synthase, protein MGMRIGYGFDSHAFTAGVPLVIGGLAIEHPEGLAGHSDGDVLLHAITDALLGAVSAGDIGTFFPPSDPRWKGAASSVFLQTALEEVATAGYKIVNIDTVLVMAKPKIVPIAGELRESVAALLGVKPGEVGIKAKTPEGLNQDNVAVAHVTVLLESLGIPEPVGAMAASAESEIDVVVKTLVGESRGVSALGRKVTPFDTDDLT, encoded by the coding sequence ATGGGTATGAGGATTGGTTACGGGTTTGACTCGCATGCGTTCACGGCGGGTGTGCCGCTGGTGATTGGCGGACTTGCGATTGAGCATCCTGAGGGGCTGGCTGGGCACTCGGATGGCGATGTGCTGCTGCATGCGATTACGGATGCGCTGCTGGGCGCGGTGAGCGCGGGGGATATCGGCACGTTCTTTCCGCCGAGCGATCCGCGGTGGAAGGGTGCGGCTTCGAGTGTATTTCTGCAGACCGCGCTCGAAGAGGTGGCGACGGCTGGGTACAAGATCGTGAACATCGATACGGTGCTGGTGATGGCTAAGCCGAAGATTGTGCCGATTGCGGGGGAGTTGCGGGAGAGCGTTGCGGCGCTGCTGGGCGTGAAGCCGGGTGAGGTGGGGATCAAGGCGAAGACGCCGGAGGGTTTGAACCAGGATAACGTTGCGGTGGCGCATGTGACGGTGCTGCTGGAGAGTCTGGGGATTCCGGAGCCGGTGGGGGCTATGGCTGCTTCGGCTGAGAGTGAGATCGATGTGGTGGTGAAGACGCTGGTGGGGGAGTCGCGGGGTGTTTCGGCGCTGGGCCGGAAGGTGACTCCGTTTGATACGGATGATCTGACGTAG